The Alkalihalobacillus sp. LMS6 genomic interval AATCAGAAAAGAATAACCAATTAAAAGTAGCAGCTTATCGCAGCGAGCAAGAGCAAGCGAAAGCCCAGGCTGACCAAGCGTACCACTTACAAGAAGCACGATCGAAACAAGAAGTAACCGAGCAACAAATGCAAATTCAAATTATCGAGCGTCAAAAACAAATTGAGCTAGAAGAAAAAGAAATCGCCCGTCGTGAGCGTCAATATGATGCGGAAGTGAAAAAGAAAGCCGATGCGGATCGTTACTCTGTTGAACAATCAGCAGAAGCGGAGAAAAGCAGGCACTTCGCCGAAGCGGATGCGGATAAATACCGCGTTGAAGCGATGGCAAAAGCGGAAGCAGAGAAAGTCCGCGTGGATGGTCTTGCTGAAGCTGAAGCCGTTCGTGCTCGCGGGGAATCAGAAGCAGATGTTATTCGATTGAAAGGTCTTGCTGAAGCCGAAGCAAAAGAAAAGATTGCCGAAGCCTTCGAGAAATACGGTGAAGCAGCGAAACTTAGCATGATTATTGAAATGTTACCTGAATACGCAAGAGAAGTATCTTCTCCATTATCAAATATTGATAAAATCACAGTTGTTGATACAGGTTCAGGTGAAAATGGTGGCGCCAACCGTGTAACGGGGTACGCAACCGACTTAATGGCCGGTTTACAGGAATCATTAAAAGCGTCCAGCGGTATCGATATTAAAGAACTAGTAGAGAATATATCTAAAAAATAAGTGAAAAGCCTCGCCACTCCAAGATACTGGAATGGCGAGGCTTTTTTTGCTTACAATCCATTTAACCCAAGTGCTTCTAACATTTTCTTTGGAACATCGGTATTATCAATCGTACCATCAAATGACTCCGCTCCTGCGCCAAACGCATAGAGGGGCACATCAATGCCTGTATGATCATAAGACGACCAGCCAAATCCTGTTTTTTCGCTAATCGCTCCATTGATGGCAAGCTTTAAAGAGTCAGCTTCTTTTAAGTCGTCTATTTCTTCTTCCGTCCACTCAAATTCCGTTTTCTCTTTTAATACGTCTTCTAAATTCGAATAATTATGGGTGACCGAAATAGCAATATCAGCACCTAACGCGTGTACTTGATTCAACATCGTCGGGTTTGCTTCGTCTGTTGCATGAACAGCCATACCACCTGTATCGTGGTCACCTACCATGACGACGAGCGTATCTTCGTGCTCTTCAGCATAGTCAACCGCTACTTTTACAGCTTCCTCAAACGCTTCCGTATCCGTCATCGCATAAAGCGGATCGTTGTCGTGGCCGGCCCAATCAATTTGACTCCCTTCCACCATTAAGAAAAATCCGTCTTCCTCTTGTGATAAGAAGTCGATTGCCGTGTCTGTCATCTCACCTAAGCTTGGCTCATCACTGCGCTGCGTCAACGAAGGTTCTAACGCTTCTTCTGCAAATAAACCGAGCAGTTTCTCGCTTTCTCCATCCCACTGCATCAGCTGTCTTCTTGTTTCTAAATATGTATAGGCATGTTCTTCTGCATACGAGACGAGATTAAGTTCATCCTCTCTTATGCCGCCTTCACTTTCTGGCAAAAATTCTGTTCTTCCTCCACCAAATAGTAAATCAATATTTTCATTTTCAATCATTTGTTTGGCAATCTCTGTGTAGCTTCCACGTGACTCTACTTCAGCTGCAAAAGCGGCTGGTGTCGCGTGGGTAATCGTAGATGTTGCAACAAGTCCAGTGCGTTTCCCATTTTCTTTTGCCACATCAACAATTGACGGCAACGACTGCCCATCTGGACCAAGACCAATGACGCCATTGTTTGTTTTTTGTCCTGTAGCAAAAGCAGTTCCAGCAGCTGCTGAATCGGTAATTGCTGCATCATTGGACTCCGTTTTCACGTGAGCAGAGAGCATATCTTTTTCATCCCAAATTGGCAGCGCATCTTCCTTATACATCCGGTAGCTGTTCGCATAGCTTTGCGAAAACCCATCTGGTATTAGGAAAATCACATTCTTAGCTGGACCGTTACTTGGTTCGCTTACGCTTCCATCGTCGCTTGCCGAAGCACCTGTCGTTGTACCAATTAATCCAACTGTCACCGCAGCAACTAAACCATAGGCTGTCCATTTCTTTTTCATCTGTCATCCTCTCCTCACCCACTAATTTTCCTACATCCTTACTTTACAAAAAGAATGTAAAGTCCGTGTTTGAATGAAATGAAGGATTATAAACGTTTTGTAAAGACAAAGAAGCATGTCGTAACACGACATGCTTCTTTTTGGTTTCACACTGGCTGGGCAGGACGAGTATGAAGACAATGGAGCGTTTTTTGCGGAATAGCTAAGGCTCGCGTTCGTCATTTAAAATGAACGTTTCACCTTGTGGATCAGTTCTTAGACTCATTCAAATGAAGTATCTTATTTATCTTTATTTAACCCTAACTTCGCTAATTGATCTGCTAAAGCAGAGTTTGAGAAATCATCATCTTTATTTTGCTTCTTCATATAGTTATTCACTTCACGTTTGGAGACGTTCTTATTTTTACTTTGTTTGCGGCGTTCTTCAAACTGGGCTTTCTTTTCACGGTGGCCGCACACACAAGCGAATACTTGCCCTTCTCCTTGACCCCGAAGCTCAAGCTTTTTCTTACATTTAGGACAGCGAGCATTTGTTGTCATTGCGATGTTTTTACGGTAGCCACACTCACGATCTTGGCAGACGCGCATTTTTCCTTTCTTTCCGTTCACTTCAAGGAGAAACTTTCCACATTCAGGACATTTTTCACCTGTTTTATTATCATGGCGGAATGTGGTTGTATCAGCTTTCACTTGTCCAACGACGGATTGTGCGTATTGTTTCATATCGGCAATAAACGCACTCTTTTGCTCTTTCCCTTGGACAATCTTCTCGAGTCGTTGCTCCCATTCTGCCGTTAACGCTGGTGATTTCAATTCTTCTGGAACAAGATCAAGCAGCTGTTTTCCTTTCGATGTTACAAAAAGATCTTTGCCCTTTTTTTCGATTAAAAAGCTTGAAAACAACTTTTCAATGATATCCGCTCGGGTCGCAACCGTACCGATTCCACCTGCTTCAGCAAGTGTCTTTGAAATCTGCGCGTCTTTTTCTTCCATAAATTGAGCAGGCTTTTCCATCGCGGTAAGCAACGTGGCTTCATTAAAACGAGCAGGCGGTGTCGTTTCGCCACGTTTTAACTCTACGCCATTAAGGGAAAGCTTCTCTCCTTCTGTAAACTTCGGAAGTTTGCTTTCTTTTGCCTGTTCCTCGTCTTCATTCTGACGCCAGCCTAGAGAAATCATGCGCTCCCCTTTTGTTCGGAACAGTTCATTGGCAACCTCTGCTTCAACAACGGTTTGCTCGGATTCACTTGCCGGGAAAAAATTGGCCAAGAAGCGACGAACGATCAAATAATATAGCTTGGTTTCTTTATCATTCATAGCGCTTATCGGCGGCGCTTGTTCTGTTGGAATTAACGCATGGTGATCTGATACTTTTGCATCGTTTACCATCTGTTTCTTGGCGTGGGTTATACCAAGTTTCGATGCCTCCAGCACTGTTTTTCGAAACGGCTGAACATCAATCGCTTTTAAGCGATCTTTAAGTGTGTCGACAAGATCAGAAGAAAGAAAACGAGAGTCTGTTCTTGGATACGTAACCGCTTTGTGCTGTTCATACAACTTCTGCAAAGCGCCTAAGGTTTCTTTCGCTGAATACCCATATCGCTTATTGGCTTCACGTTGTAGTTCTGTTAAATCATACAAATTTGGCGCAGACGTATGTTTTTTCTTAGCTTTTACGCTTGTAATCGTTAGCGCGTTTCCTTTTACTTTGTCTTTTAAGGCTTTTGCATCTTCTTCATTAAACATTCGTTCATCACCAGACTTGCGATGATACCAACGGAATGTTGTGCCTCCTTCAACATTCGCTTGCAGCGTATGGTACGGCGTTGGCTTAAACGACTGAATCGTCTTTTCTCGTGTCGCTAAAATCGCAAGTGTTGGTGTCTGCACACGACCACATGATAACTGCGCATTGTGCTTTGTTGTTAATGCTCGAGTCCCATTAATCCCTACATACCAGTCCGCTTCTGCTCTTGCTTCAGCTGCGGCAAAAAGGTTTTCATATTGGCGTCCATCTTTAAGCTTCTTAAAGCCGTCTTTAATTGCTTTATCTGTGACAGAAGAAATCCACAGCCGTTTAAGCGGCTTTTTCACGTGGGCTTTCGCTAGAATCCAGCGAGCCACAAGCTCCCCTTCACGTCCTGCATCCGTTGCAATGATGACTTCCCCGACATCTTGGCGATTTAACACTTTTTTCACCGTATGAAACTGTTTAGACGTTTGCTTAATAACGACAAGATCAAGACGCTTTGGCAGCATGGGCAACTCTTCTAAACGCCAGTTTTTATATTGTTCTCCGTAATGTTCAGGGTCTGCATGTGTAACCAGATGGCCCAGCCCCCACGTCACAATATATTCCTTTCCTTCAAAAAAGCCGTTTCCTTTTTGATTGGCACCAAGTACACGGGCAATGTCCCGTCCGACGGAAGGCTTTTCTGCTAAAATCGCTTTTTTCTTCATCAAATCATCCTTTTGTTTTTATAAATAATACTTTTAAATAGCTTCCTTTTGGATACGCGCTCGTGGAGGCAAAATCAACAGGAACGCGATGTTCTTCGAGAATATCGTACGACAAATTGTGTGCTTGGAGCGCATCGTGTATCATCCGCTTAAACTGCTTTGATGTGACGTTCGCTGCATTCGTTGATGCAACAAGTACGCCACCGCGGCTTAATAAAGGGATCGTTTCTTCCACTAATTTCGAATAGTCTTTTGCAGCGCGGAACGTTGTTTTCTTCGAGCGGGCAAAGCTCGGTGGATCAAGAACGACAAGATCAAAAACGAGTTCCTTTTTCTTGGCATACTGAAAATAGCGAAATGCATCCATCACGACAATTCGTTGTGATTCAGGGTCAA includes:
- a CDS encoding alkaline phosphatase; the protein is MKKKWTAYGLVAAVTVGLIGTTTGASASDDGSVSEPSNGPAKNVIFLIPDGFSQSYANSYRMYKEDALPIWDEKDMLSAHVKTESNDAAITDSAAAGTAFATGQKTNNGVIGLGPDGQSLPSIVDVAKENGKRTGLVATSTITHATPAAFAAEVESRGSYTEIAKQMIENENIDLLFGGGRTEFLPESEGGIREDELNLVSYAEEHAYTYLETRRQLMQWDGESEKLLGLFAEEALEPSLTQRSDEPSLGEMTDTAIDFLSQEEDGFFLMVEGSQIDWAGHDNDPLYAMTDTEAFEEAVKVAVDYAEEHEDTLVVMVGDHDTGGMAVHATDEANPTMLNQVHALGADIAISVTHNYSNLEDVLKEKTEFEWTEEEIDDLKEADSLKLAINGAISEKTGFGWSSYDHTGIDVPLYAFGAGAESFDGTIDNTDVPKKMLEALGLNGL
- a CDS encoding DNA topoisomerase III: MKKKAILAEKPSVGRDIARVLGANQKGNGFFEGKEYIVTWGLGHLVTHADPEHYGEQYKNWRLEELPMLPKRLDLVVIKQTSKQFHTVKKVLNRQDVGEVIIATDAGREGELVARWILAKAHVKKPLKRLWISSVTDKAIKDGFKKLKDGRQYENLFAAAEARAEADWYVGINGTRALTTKHNAQLSCGRVQTPTLAILATREKTIQSFKPTPYHTLQANVEGGTTFRWYHRKSGDERMFNEEDAKALKDKVKGNALTITSVKAKKKHTSAPNLYDLTELQREANKRYGYSAKETLGALQKLYEQHKAVTYPRTDSRFLSSDLVDTLKDRLKAIDVQPFRKTVLEASKLGITHAKKQMVNDAKVSDHHALIPTEQAPPISAMNDKETKLYYLIVRRFLANFFPASESEQTVVEAEVANELFRTKGERMISLGWRQNEDEEQAKESKLPKFTEGEKLSLNGVELKRGETTPPARFNEATLLTAMEKPAQFMEEKDAQISKTLAEAGGIGTVATRADIIEKLFSSFLIEKKGKDLFVTSKGKQLLDLVPEELKSPALTAEWEQRLEKIVQGKEQKSAFIADMKQYAQSVVGQVKADTTTFRHDNKTGEKCPECGKFLLEVNGKKGKMRVCQDRECGYRKNIAMTTNARCPKCKKKLELRGQGEGQVFACVCGHREKKAQFEERRKQSKNKNVSKREVNNYMKKQNKDDDFSNSALADQLAKLGLNKDK